One part of the Eublepharis macularius isolate TG4126 chromosome 16, MPM_Emac_v1.0, whole genome shotgun sequence genome encodes these proteins:
- the FAM118A gene encoding protein FAM118A, with amino-acid sequence MDSANQKTNRSEQKSRKILKSLIQKQPEDLLLMIGTGVSAAVAPGIPALHSWRSCIKAVIETAEQLEVLHPGDVAEFHKKVVKDRDLLVVAHDLIRKMSPRTGDAKPNFFQDCLMEIFDNLEQHLQNPAVLQSILRLMERGTMVLTTNYDNLLEIFGQQQGKPMESLDLKDKDKVLQWAKGHIRYGVLHIHGLYTDPCGMVLDPSGYKDVTQDPKVMEVLQNLYRTKSFLFMGCGETLCDQIFQALFLYTVKKKVDLEHYMLVLKENEDQFFKLQADMLLHGIKVVSYGDCFENFPAYVEDLSSQICKQKSPDAEQVDSTTLLGTSCVDHAKRCLGDRDRDLPKRARLLENGTAEDAVLP; translated from the exons ATGGATTCAGCAAACCAGAAGACAAATAGAAGTGAACAAAAATCAAG GAAAATCTTAAAAAGCCTTATACAGAAGCAGCCTGAGGACCTCCTGCTGATGATTGGAACAGGAGTGAGTGCTGCAGTAGCCCCTGGAATCCCAGCCCTTCACTCCTGGCGGAGTTGCATTAAAGCAGTTATTGAAACAGCTGAGCAGTTAGAGGTGTTGCATCCAGGGGACGTGGCTGAATTCCACAAGAAAGTGGTCAAAGACCGAGATTTACTGGTTGTTGCCCATGATCTTATCCGAAAGATGTCACCC CGCACAGGAGATGCCAAGCCCAACTTTTTCCAGGATTGTTTAATGGAGATTTTTGATAATTTGGAGCAACACCTTCAGAATCCAGCTGTTTTGCAGTCCATCCTCCGACTGATGGAGAGAGGCACCATGGTGCTTACTACCAACTATGACAACTTACTTGAAATTTTTGGTCAGCAACAGGGTAAACCAATGGAATCTCTTGACTTGAAAGATAAGGACAAG GTTCTCCAGTGGGCAAAAGGTCACATCAGATATGGAGTTCTTCACATTCATGGCTTGTACACTGACCCTTGTGGAATGGTATTGGATCCTTCAGGATATAAAGATGTAACTCAAGATCCCAAAGTGATG GAGGTTTTACAGAACCTATACCGTACAAAATCATTTTTGTTTATGGGCTGTGGAGAGACTCTGTGTGATCAGATATTTCAGGCGCTCTTTCTCTACACTGTCAAAAAGAAAGTGGATTTAGAACATTATATGTTGGTGCTCAAAGAAAATGAAGACCAGTTTTTTAAACTTCAGGCAGATATGCTTCTGCATGGCATCAAAGTAGTATCCTATGGGGATTGTTTTGAAAATTTCCCAGCGTATGTTGAAGATCTCAGCTCTCAGATTTGCAAACAGAAAAGTCCAG ATGCTGAACAGGTGGACAGCACAACACTTCTTG GAACTTCGTGTGTAGACCATGCAAAGAGATGTTTAGGGGACAGAGACAGAGATCTCCCTAAGAGAGCAAGGCTACTTGAAAATG gTACTGCTGAAGATGCTGTCCTTCCATGA